The Stieleria maiorica genome includes the window CCCAGACATGGTGCTCGGACGAGGCGACTCGCACGCTGTACGTGGCAGCCAGTAGGAACAACGGCACGATGATCAACAAAAACAAGCCCGCCACGATCGCAGCGACACGGCCGGCAGTCGATTTTGCACTGACCGCCGAAACGATCACGACGACCAAGATGCCAAGGTAGATCCCGAGGACGATCAGTAAGAAAAAGCTGACAAACATTAGGAAACGTGCTCCTCGATCGATGCTTCAGCGTGAAAGAAATTTGTCAATGCGCTGTTGGGCCGCGAACGGTCATCGCCAGGTCGACGGGCTGGGGTCGTCTTGTGCCGCGATGCGTCGCCTCGGTCCCACGGCGTGTCATTCGGCTCTTGCCAAAGCGACGTCAACTGAACCGTGATCGCGCCAGCCATCGTTGCGGCCATCGACAGGATCACATAGTCCAGTCGAAAGACGTTCAGTCCCAGCGCGACCCCATAGAGCCCTGCCGCAACACCGCTGACCGCCCCTGCAATCAGTGTTCGTCCGACTCGGATTCGCTGTGGTCGTTGCGGATCGGCGAAACACCGCCAGTCCATCAGTAGGGTCGCGGTCAGACCGCCGGCCCAGCATCCGGCAAGTGCATCTTCAAACGGAATTCGATTGAACACATAGTGAAGCAAGCCGTAGATCAACGCCCAAACCCCGAGCAGCCAAACCCGCGTGGCCAGAGGGGTAAACCAGCGCGGCACTGGCGGCTGGGAAAAAATAATCGTCATCGCCAACAGCATCGAAATTAGCCAGATCCAAACCGGCATCAATACCAGCGCGATCGCATCAAGATCGCCGGCGACCTCGAGAGAGACGACAAAAGCCAGCGCCCCCAGAAGGATCGTGGACACGAACGACAGAGCCACACGGGTCAGATACCGTGCGTCAGCCATCCGCCGTAATCGCGCATCGACCACTGGATGCGTGTCGCGTCCGCGTGACGGTGTTTCCGATTCGGCGGTGTCGCTGGTGGCGTGACGTGCTCCGACGGTGTCGGCCAAGTCTTCGATCCCCAGCGATTCAATCTTTGATGGTGCTGGGTTCGTCGGGGACGTGTTCTTTTTCCCGATCAACGACAAACTGGCAGGGATCGAATCGTCGATCACCCTTGTCGATTCACAGCCCAGCGCATCAGCCATCTCCCGGGCCGACTGGTAACGTTTTGCCGGGTCACGTTCCATCGCCTTGCGGACCACGCCGGCAAACGGTTCTTGCAACGCGCCGACGTCGACTTCACCGCTGAGATGTTTCATCAAGATCTCGCCGACACTTTCGCCGTCAAAGGGCGGTTTGCCGGTCAGCATTTCATACAACATCACGCCCAGGGCATACAGATCGACGGTTTTGTCGTATCGCCCCATGCTGATCTCCGGGGCCATGTAGTGCACGCTTCCCACGGTCATCGTATGCCCGCTGGCATGACTGACGGTGATCACTTTGCTCAAACTGTAATCGCCGATTTTGACGACACCGTCTTCGAAGAAAATGTTGTGCGGCTTCAAGTCGCGGTGGACGATTCCGGCGGTGTGCAAGTAGTCGATTCCCCTGGCAAGCTCGCGGACGAAGAACATCGCCTGCGCCGGATCGATTCCCTGGGGTGACGCATCCAAGATCTCTCGCAAGGAAGCGCCGGAAACATACTCCATGATCACCCAGGGTGTTCCGTCGTCGCCTTGTTTGACATCAAAGATCATCACCAGATGCGGTGACTTTAAATTCATGCAGTGGCCGATGCCGCGCAGTTCGATGTCCTCGTAGTTTTGCACCGCTTTGAGCGCGACTTCGCGGCCCGCATCACTGGTCGCAAAGTAGACTTCACCGAATCCGCCGCGTCCGAGCGCGTGCTGGATCGTGTAACCCTCCAGCGGACGATCGCCTTGTTGGTAGTGAAACGCTGGCATGCCGCGACCTTAGGACAGATTGACTTGAGTGAGTGAAAAACGCGTCTGGCCGAGTAAGACCGGGCGATCGGGTTCCAGTTGGCAGACGTCACCGCCCGGCTCGGCGAATTTGATCGCGTAACCGCCGGCCGAGCGAAACACGACGATCGGTCGCTCGCCGCCGGAGATCGAAAAGTGGCCGCCGGAGCCCGAAAACAACAGCGAATCCGCCATCAATGCCGCGCAGCGAATCTCACGTTTGGCCAGCCCCGCCCCGGACAATTGCAGCACCGCCGAACCGCTTGCAGGGACGGTCTTGCGGAACTTGAGACGTCCCCGCCGGCCGTACCCCAGCGAATCACCGTCGGCCAACAGTCGGCGTTTGGTCGGCCGATCGTTGACACGGAACTCTGCCTCCGACTCGGCAAAATAGTCTTCGCCCGCGCGGCGGATGAACAACGCAGCCGACGGCCCCTCGGTCAGGAGCGGCAAATCGTAACGCTGTGACGTCGATGACGCCCCCACCGAAACACGCTCCGCATCGAGCAACAGGATCGTCCCCAGCCCATCGACCCGCAATACCCTGGCGCCCTGCCGCTCGTCCACCCGTTGGTGTCCAGGCTTTAGCCGAACCCCGGTCGCTGCTTCGCAGCCGGAGTGTGCGGCTAAAGCCTGAACACCAACAGGTCTACCCGTCGGGATCGGGACGTAACCGTCGAGCAGCCCCAACGGACCCGAACGCA containing:
- a CDS encoding serine/threonine protein kinase codes for the protein MPAFHYQQGDRPLEGYTIQHALGRGGFGEVYFATSDAGREVALKAVQNYEDIELRGIGHCMNLKSPHLVMIFDVKQGDDGTPWVIMEYVSGASLREILDASPQGIDPAQAMFFVRELARGIDYLHTAGIVHRDLKPHNIFFEDGVVKIGDYSLSKVITVSHASGHTMTVGSVHYMAPEISMGRYDKTVDLYALGVMLYEMLTGKPPFDGESVGEILMKHLSGEVDVGALQEPFAGVVRKAMERDPAKRYQSAREMADALGCESTRVIDDSIPASLSLIGKKNTSPTNPAPSKIESLGIEDLADTVGARHATSDTAESETPSRGRDTHPVVDARLRRMADARYLTRVALSFVSTILLGALAFVVSLEVAGDLDAIALVLMPVWIWLISMLLAMTIIFSQPPVPRWFTPLATRVWLLGVWALIYGLLHYVFNRIPFEDALAGCWAGGLTATLLMDWRCFADPQRPQRIRVGRTLIAGAVSGVAAGLYGVALGLNVFRLDYVILSMAATMAGAITVQLTSLWQEPNDTPWDRGDASRHKTTPARRPGDDRSRPNSALTNFFHAEASIEEHVS